TGGCCAGGGCGAGAGGACTTTCCCGACCATGGTGATTTGATTGGACAAAGGCTTATAGGCTGCCTAAAAGCCAGCCCTCGGATGATCACCCGCATCTCAACCCAAAAGAAATGTGTTGACTGCTGGCCCACAGTGCCTTACCATAAGTAAGGCAATAAATATAAGTAAGGAGGAAAGCGCTATGTCATTAGCGACGCTCACAAGCAAGGGGCAGGTGACCATCCCCAAAACAATTCGGGACTCCCTGCGACTGCACGCCGGCGACAAGGTCGAGTTTGTCTTAACTGAAAGGAATGAAGCGCTCCTGATACCGATTACAAAGAAGGTCGATGACGTATTCGGCAGACTTCACAAAACCGGGAGGAAACCGGTTTCTGTAGATAAAATGGATGAAGGCATTAGACAAAGGATGCGGGAGAGGTCTAAATGAAGGCCATTGATACCAATGTGCTCATTCGCTTTCTTGTAAAGGATGATGACAAGCAAGCTGAAAGTGTTTACAGGCTGTTCAAGAAAGTGGAATCCCAAAAGGAGGCATTGTTCGTGCCTTTAGCGGTAGTTCTCGAAACTATTTGGGTGCTGGAATCTGTTTATAACGTATCACGGCAGGAGATACTGGACTCCATTGATGCGCTGATACTAATGCCCGTGCTGGACTTTGAATCACAACCGGCAATTATCGGCTTTGTATCTTCTGCAAGAGAAACCAGAATTGACCTTTCCGATCTTTTAATCGCTCACTCCGCAACATTTTCAGGGTGCGAATATACCCTTACCTTTGACAAACAGGCATCAGACTCTGGA
This DNA window, taken from Desulfobacterales bacterium, encodes the following:
- a CDS encoding type II toxin-antitoxin system VapC family toxin, translating into MKAIDTNVLIRFLVKDDDKQAESVYRLFKKVESQKEALFVPLAVVLETIWVLESVYNVSRQEILDSIDALILMPVLDFESQPAIIGFVSSARETRIDLSDLLIAHSATFSGCEYTLTFDKQASDSGLFELLK
- a CDS encoding AbrB/MazE/SpoVT family DNA-binding domain-containing protein, translated to MSLATLTSKGQVTIPKTIRDSLRLHAGDKVEFVLTERNEALLIPITKKVDDVFGRLHKTGRKPVSVDKMDEGIRQRMRERSK